A DNA window from Hordeum vulgare subsp. vulgare chromosome 1H, MorexV3_pseudomolecules_assembly, whole genome shotgun sequence contains the following coding sequences:
- the LOC123406535 gene encoding uncharacterized protein LOC123406535, which yields MCGVTATSLTIQAKETYDMAGGSTDAATKEMEALNVGQTKETNYILKNVSDSNGGATGGAQSSPPVDDDDAQVDGPSEDGAGAPAAAKKKKKKSKATSAARPFYASPAINAVQMIMFGSEMPLKAATAERIPPPRFRYMVMRTL from the exons ATGTGTGGCGTCACCGCGACCAGTTTGACTATTCAAGCCAAG GAAACATACGATATGGCTGGGGGTAGCACGGATGCAGCAACCAAGGAGATGGAGGCATTGAATGTTGGGCAAACCAAGGAAACAAAT TATATTCTGAAAAATGTGTCAGATAGCAATGGTGGCGCCACGGGAGGAGCTCAGTCGTCACCACcagtagatgatgatgatgcacaAGTGGATGGTCCATCTGAAGATGGAGCAGGAG CTCCAGCGGCtgcgaagaagaaaaagaagaagagcaaggctacctccgcggcgaggccattCTATGCCAGCCCGGCCATCAACGCCGTCCAGATGATCATGTTTGGCTCCGAGATGCCGTTGAAGGCTGCGACAGCTGAGCGCATCCCTCCTCCGCGTTTCAGGTACATGGTGATGAGGACGCTGTAG